In Desulfovibrio psychrotolerans, a single window of DNA contains:
- a CDS encoding DUF6889 family protein has protein sequence MCRYESLRDGTLSLADVALMNDALTVQDENSRRLEKALERNRK, from the coding sequence TGAAAGCCTGAGGGACGGAACGCTGTCACTCGCGGACGTGGCGCTGATGAACGATGCCCTGACGGTGCAGGACGAAAATTCGAGAAGGCTGGAAAAAGCCTTGGAAAGGAACAGGAAGTAG